From Daucus carota subsp. sativus chromosome 6, DH1 v3.0, whole genome shotgun sequence, the proteins below share one genomic window:
- the LOC108224915 gene encoding lipase-like PAD4, with translation MASMEHEASSFETSEMLASFVASTPLLEQSWKLCQLANTKRDELVTQHVGEAIHVAFSGGGGMHGLDTICGNLVPLIDKSSKNREMFSAFERQEDEVVMVHSGFLHQFVCMYNNSTFQNQMLDILKERKSLVLTGHSFGGAIASLTSLWLLSYLHSISASFSVLCITFGSPMLGNKSLSRAILQERWAGNFIHVIGKHDIVPRLLFAPLDQVTNHLHCLLQFWHSSMKLEDLSCSEQSLFGTQNSQLLKFVLVHINAAAENLEKGAADLGSAFSPFGNYMFCSDDGAICMDNDIAVTKLLHVLFSTATVSSVHEDHMNYTGYVENISSQFLKRRGYVEVGDVPDHPNYDAGLALALQSSGISTSHEPAYEVAKDCLKMAKRMGRTPNLNSANLAIRLSKINPLRAQIEWYKASCDASDEQMGYYDSFKMRGASKRHFRVNMNRIKLARFWKEVIEMLETNQLPHDFHKRAKWVNASQFYKLLVEPLDIAEYYGKGLHRTKGHYIKHGRERRYEIFDRWWKDRKVPYEEQNIKRSNFASLTQDTCFWAKVEEAREWLDDLRHAENDPLKSALLWQNVEEFEKYSNGLVERKEVSIDVLAKDSSYSLWVEELKAVKSQLLRFPPQYAGFLVGEAV, from the exons ATGGCATCAATGGAACATGAAGCTTCTTC TTTCGAAACCAGTGAAATGCTGGCGAGTTTCGTGGCCTCGACGCCGCTTCTTGAACAATCCTGGAAGCTTTGCCAGCTGGCCAACACGAAGCGAGATGAGCTGGTTACTCAACATGTCGGAGAGGCAATACATGTTGCGTTCTCCGGTGGGGGCGGTATGCACGGTTTGGACACGATTTGCGGGAATTTGGTGCCGCTGATCGATAAATCATCGAAAAACAGGGAAATGTTTTCGGCGTTTGAAAGACAGGAGGATGAGGTTGTTATGGTTCATTCGGGGTTTTTGCATCAGTTTGTTTGTATGTATAACAACTCCACTTTCCAAAACCAG ATGTTGGATATATTAAAGGAAAGAAAATCACTGGTACTTACAGGCCACTCCTTCGGAGGTGCAATTGCATCTCTCACATCTCTTTGGCTCCTCTCTTATCTCCACTCCATCTCTGCCTCCTTTTCTGTGCTTTGCATTACATTTGGATCACCAATGCTCGGAAACAAATCTCTCTCTCGGGCCATCCTTCAAGAGCGGTGGGCTGGGAACTTTATTCATGTGATCGGAAAGCATGACATTGTCCCCAGACTCCTGTTTGCTCCACTGGATCAAGTGACTAATCACCTGCATTGCCTCCTACAGTTCTGGCATTCTTCCATGAAGCTTGAGGATTTGTCCTGCAGCGAACAATCTTTGTTTGGAACTCAGAATTCACAACTATTAAAGTTTGTATTAGTTCATATTAATGCAGCAGCAGAAAATTTGGAAAAAGGGGCTGCAGATCTGGGTTCTGCTTTTTCACCATTTGGGAACTATATGTTTTGTAGCGATGATGGAGCCATTTGCATGGACAATGATATTGCTGTCACCAAGTTGCTACATGTGTTGTTTTCGACAGCTACTGTAAGTTCTGTTCATGAGGATCATATGAACTATACTGGTTATGTTGAGAACATTTCATCCCAATTCTTGAAAAGGAGAGGCTATGTGGAAGTTGGTGACGTACCTGATCATCCAAACTATGATGCTGGGCTTGCACTGGCCTTGCAGTCCTCGGGAATAAGCACTAGTCAT GAACCTGCTTATGAAGTAGCAAAAGATTGCCTAAAGATGGCCAAGAGGATGGGCAGAACTCCAAACCTCAACAGCGCTAATCTAGCCATTCGTTTATCCAAAATTAATCCACTACGAGCTCAAATAGAGTGGTATAAAGCATCCTGTGATGCATCTGATGAACAAATGGGTTACTATGATTCATTCAAGATGAGAGGTGCCTCAAAGCGACACTTTAGGGTCAACATGAACCGCATAAAGCTTGCCCGCTTTTGGAAGGAAGTAATCGAAATGTTAGAAACTAACCAGTTACCCCATGATTTTCACAAGAGAGCTAAATGGGTCAATGCATCTCAGTTCTATAAACTCCTTGTCGAGCCACTAGACATTGCAGAATATTATGGAAAAGGATTGCACCGAACAAAGGGGCACTATATTAAGCACGGACGAGAGAGGAGATATGAAATCTTTGATAGGTGGTGGAAAGATAGAAAGGTACCTTATGAAGAACAGAATATCAAGAGAAGTAACTTTGCAAGTCTTACGCAAGATACATGCTTTTGGGCTAAGGTAGAGGAAGCTAGAGAGTGGCTTGATGATCTTAGGCACGCTGAGAATGATCCCCTGAAAAGCGCTCTCCTCTGGCAGAATGTTGAGGAATTCGAAAAATACTCAAATGGACTGGTAGAAAGGAAAGAGGTGTCCATAGATGTTTTGGCAAAAGATTCAAGCTACAGTTTGTGGGTTGAAGAACTTAAGGCAGTAAAGTCACAGTTGCTGAGATTTCCTCCTCAGTATGCTGGTTTCCTAGTTGGAGAAGCTGTCTAA